In Pseudomonadota bacterium, the DNA window TGGCACATGATGATGCCCGCGATCTTGGCGATCGCGTACGCGTCGTTCGTCGGCTCGAGCGGGCCGGTGAGGAGATACTCCTCCTTCAGAGGCTGCGGCGCGAGCTTGGGGTAGATGCACGAGCTGCCGAGGAAGAGCAGCTTCTCGACGCCGTGCCTCTGCGCCGCGTCGAGCACGTTCGTCTGGATCTGCAGGTTCACGCGGATGAAGTCTGCCGGGAACGCGTCGTTCGCCTGGATGCCGCCGACCTTCGCGGCCGCGAGGAAGACGAACGCGGGCCTCTCGCGGGCGAAGAAGGCGTCCGTCGCGCGCGGATCCGTGAGGTCGAAGTCGTCGACGTCGCTCGTCACGAGCTGCACGAAGCCGCCGGCGCGGAGCCGGCGCTCGATCGCGGAGCCCACGAGCCCGCGGTTGCCGG includes these proteins:
- a CDS encoding GDP-L-fucose synthase, with product MKPTSKIYVAGNRGLVGSAIERRLRAGGFVQLVTSDVDDFDLTDPRATDAFFARERPAFVFLAAAKVGGIQANDAFPADFIRVNLQIQTNVLDAAQRHGVEKLLFLGSSCIYPKLAPQPLKEEYLLTGPLEPTNDAYAIAKIAGIIMCQSYNRQHGTRFIAAMPTNLYGPGDNFDLESSHVLPAMIRKFHEAKVGGRPSVELWGTGAPRREFLYVED